The window tacagatacctctaaacggatttggatgtggatcaaattcggatttttgatcatccgtttacatctttgCGTTGTGTAACCCAGACATTCCTCCCCTTAGGAGATACAATTCATTCTTAATCCAtctctcttagatcatgattctcttttcatcatattctagaacctattgaatcttcaaaaatcttcaaaatcattgtttacaaaattttttaacattaagtatttggatttttttcggatggattttttttctagatatctctaaacgaatacagatGCATATTTAGATTCGGATttcagttatccatttacatctctagtcTCGGGTAATATCGTAAGGGTATCAATTTAGGACGGGAATTGGTAATCGGACCGAAACTGTCTCGCTAGGAATCGGAACcgacccacccaatagcttattggtcagGATTTGGTCTTAGTGATAGTTTATTAGTCCAGATCTGTTATGGTCCTTAGAACCGTTGGAACCGGAAGAAATGCATACCCTTGAACTTGTTTTGCatcattttttctgttttaaaatgttaaaagatgATCTTTGTTATTTTAACATACATGTTAAAGTGACTTTTATTATACAGTTGTTGTCCAatttgttatacccgcaccccggatcataattaattattatttcttccccgtgacgtgtggttatcactgccacgtgctggtgagctgttctcactggtggtcaaacccagttacaaattattgaccatgatacgggcttaccattgacacaccatggcaatggagaagtaagttctagcccttggcttatttatttatccttttcctcgatgccctcgaagtgcgggtcaagatttagatcgcccgggctattttagttgagttgggaatattctatttgtgggtcccacttatttaagggagcgtgtgatgggcttataatcccatggtggatggacccatccccaagtgggttcttttctatttgaaacctatgGGCagacccatttagttaagaggcccattcaacttgagggcccatttgactctatttgacccaaagatgggttaacccattcctgtaccctaaataagaccatgggtcaacccattaagccctcttgacccatttatcttggatccacccatttagctatttgacccatttaacttaaagtacccatttagctatttgacccatttaacttaaaggacccaagcccattttctataaataagacaaaggggggggggaaagcattcattttcatttcttctcccatctaacctaaatcgtggaggagagaaagaggagagaaagtagaaaggagaaagaaggaagaaggaaagaagaaagaaggaaggagaaaaggagaaggaggaatggaaaagcttggttgaaggcttggaaccttACCTTGTGGAGTCCTCTACGTAgagcttttctacattggggaaggtaagccattgaaacccacatctcttcatctattttgagttttgaggtttggaaaatgggagagattcgacctagggttctcttggaacccaaggaatcgatggaacctctaaacctagactatggtggagttatttcactccattacaagccctaagcctaagtaatctctttccatttaagaaatttaaggtttctaccctattatgtcctaatttaggttctctttgttttccctcttaaatccatgggattacatggacctaatgaggtcttagaaccctaatggacctaggaggaagctttcttgaaacctccctacctttaaaccccttggaaaatgaatccctagtgagaaacctttcaattttcggttctgcaggtatgtggttttacatgtggtttcagacctgagaaaccacacctgcaaccacccttggcagagaccttcctaagcccctggttagttaggatttacatgtggtttcagacctaagaaaccacacctgcaaccacccttggcagagaccttcctaagcccctggttagctaggatttacatgtggtttcaaaccagcaagaaaccaccctggaattacctccctgagaaggcccctgtgaagctcggatttatgggcggtttcagttttttgaaaccacatctgcaaccgaccttgactaaaactgtcctgaacccatggtttcctaggatttgcATGTGGTTgtagaatttgggcatgaaaccactcctgcaaccactttgtttctaaaaccttatacttaagtgattatggaagaccttttggggatcctttcccttcgctcgtttaaccttatttcactctttgtttaggttaatatatttatcttgtggcttattgcttgatcgaggcgacaactgataatcttggtgcttggcgtatacgttgtgagtgggtttggttgtttgggcttgatattattattgcattgtatattatgtcatcattataaattattaagcatgcttgcgcatattgcatacttttatatatgaatgttatgatgttaattggagatgctttactttgatgggtctcggtgtcGGTGGGTGCGGTcggaaccccggatactatatatatttatgaagaaattatgttgaatgtcatgttgaagcTGTATGCGTTGCCGTCTTGTGGGCACtaaaaccggatgaaaagttgatgcgccggattacctctcgggacgataggacttgcatgtagtcgtggctaggattttacacccttatgctacgacccttaccaacaggggtttaggtgttgggtaatcgacaccggattacgtggaggtgggagaggccgatcatggtagtattggttatcgaggcgccacgagtggtcttggaggcttcgatcggcgtaggtcccaggtgacaattgaggtttcattgtggcgataagttaagtgacccacagtgtctcccaagttgtcacagtagcatatgtcattgacttagttgtgatgttaggtggaaaatttacttaacatatgcatgcatcattggactatgtgaattgtgtgtttgtgcatccccatcccctcactggctcagtggagagctaaccccctcgtgtacataatttttagattatgatgcaggtacggaggagccggaagctgtgttagaggaacatggcaacgggtgtccttgtgacgattgcgcctacgggccgtgagaattctagggacttgttccccttttgtttattttagggcgtaggcccatgtaaaaatatttactgttatacccttgttaatcattattagatggtaatgaaaaatggattaactacagtatttatcatctaggctttgatcatcttgtaactattgattttatacgcttccgcaaaactactgatcatttggaatgtaatatttccctttccgcactctgatattatattgttttaatattagttatgactgtgcattgggacactgtgtcagtgatcctggcagcttagtaggatgacaagcgttgtcctagtcaccccttataatgtattttatcccttgttgggatgggggcgtgacacaatTGCTATTAGAACATGACCCAAGACTAAGCAAGACACTTGGCTCCTCAAATTCTAGTATTCTACCTCTCATATCTGCTGCACATAGAGGACACACACCAATAGTTAATGAATTGCTTTTGAAAGATTACAGCTTGCTTGAGATTTCTAGTTCCAATGGGAAAAATGCTTTACATTTAGCTACTCAACAGGGGCATGTTTGGACCTGATTAGGAATCGGAACCGGACCACCCTttagttaatggtcctggatctaGATTTGGAATCAGTGAGCTTATTGATCCGGATCTGGTCTTGACACCTTAGAGCTAGAACTGCTAGAGAACTGGACCAATAGCCCAGAATCAGACCAGTTGAAACCCCTATAATATCGGTCTCGGTATGGTCTGATTTGGTTTCGTTGTCACAAAACCCTAGCCTGAAACATAATCCAATAAGCTTGTATAAGCTTCGGTTCTATTTGGATTGGTTTCAttggttcgggctaggttttgacaccctagACCATGGTGTCACTTGTCCACAGAATTACATCTCGTCTAACCTGCCATCATGTACAACAATGAACTGCTTGGACAATACTATAAGACCGGCCCTCCGACGAACCCTAGTCCCATAAGGTTTGCATAGGGTTTTAGCCGTCTCAACTTTAAAGATTCACTGTTTCAAAGGTGAAAGTCTTTGATATTTGCTGGTCTCTATCAGAGCCTCTCGTCCTATCTAGTGGCAAAGCTACCCGTTGACAATGTAGAAACGTCTATGAATATGATCTTACTCCTTTTCTTGTCTCATCACTCAGGCATTTCACCAGTCATGATCTTGCCTTTAGAACATGTACCTTCTCCTTCCTGCTTCAAGCCTAACCATCCCAAGGAAAACTGATCAGAAATCAGTTCACCCAAAAGCTTTTTAGATCACCATGATTTAACCTTCCGAGATGTGCTTCCCCCTTATTCTTAGTCCACTTTGAATGGTGTGAATCCAGTGCATAGCACACTGGCTTGCAGCTTCTGCTTGTGTGTGTATATAGTGtgcccccctccctccctcctaccCCTCTAGTGTGTGTGAGTAAAGTACCCTTGGGAAGTCTCTTAGATAGattagcaaaaaacaaaaatgaatggTGCCTTCCCCGCTTACTTAGCATACGCCGATTCACATCGATTTTATAGGGAAACTCTGCAGTTAGAAGAATTCTTAGTCCTCTTACCATACACCACTTCGAATGGtatccctccccccccaccccccccaccccaccccaccccaccccaaaaaagaTAGTCCGATTCACATGGTGGAAAAATTTATTCCCACTTGCTGATATCCCTTGCACTAAGCTCCTCAACAAGTCTTCTGGTAAACCGACACTAGAGTCTTGCAGATTTAGTGTCCAGTTTGAATCCAAAAATGCCTCTGGCTTTAAAGGTGGGTTCTTCTGTTCTGGTCTATATATATGGTTAGACTGTTTAACTTGCGACCCCATAGTTATATTATTGTTTTGGTTCCATATCAGATATGTATGGATCGAAAAGATAATTTGTGAAACCAGGGAAATGGATTCGTTGGATATTTGATTGAGATTTACTGAACCAAgagagtgtgtgagagagagatttaataAGAGTCTAAGTTGTTAAGGAGATTTGTTATAGAGGAAGTGATTTAGATAAGATTTAAGGGATAGATTTCAAGATATGCCACATAGGCAATAGAAGTGCTGAAGACAGGATAGAGAATAAACCTTGGCCTAGATGGACTTCGTGTGTTTAATAGTAAAGTATTGATTGGAAACTCAAATCCAAATATATCCACTCCAACCACAGGAAAACCTCATGCAAAGAGTTGGTAGGTTTGCTTGAGcacctccttttctttaataaaaaagCCCCAAATTATGCAAAATGATGAAAACTTGAATTCATTCTACTCAATGTTTTGAAATCTAGTTAAACTGCTACAGCATAGATCTAGTCATCACATTCATGTCTTTAGCTTGCCTTATTTCTAGCATCTAAATAGCCTAACTAGTCTATCCAAAGCTCTTATTAATTAGTTAATCCGAGGTTTGTTCATGTTCCATGCGCTCAGCTTCAAGATTGTTACAGCTTCAGTCCCATTGTTGAAGGCAAACAAGTGTGCATCCTCATTTGTTGCTAGAGTTGGATAAACTCGAGATGTAATGCATGTCTTCCCTCCGGCGCCAAAACTTTCTACGGCAGAATGATCAATCTGGGTATAGAAATACAATTCATTGTTATCCACAGAAACaacgaaaaagaaaaatgatattaCAGAGAGACCAATAATGCCCATAACATCATAATTTGTAGCCATACCAAGCTCCTTAGAGATATCACCCCGTcagtcaaatccaaatccacaaaACCTCCAAAGGATGGTTTATAAACCTCCGGCCTAAGTGATGACCTGTTTTTCTCATAgaaagagaatccaaaaccaaaggaAATCAATAGGAAAGTTATACTATActaatttttgaagaaaatggATCATATGTGCAGAGTGACAGAAAAACCTGCTTTGGTCAGAGCACATAAGCACCACATGCTTCTTGTATATGCCTCTGAAAACTCTGAAGAAAACTGATGTGTACTCCTCTAGATTTTTGGAAGCCAATGTTAGAAGCCCAAAAGGTCCAATCCCACCTTGAACACTAGCTCCCATTTGGCCACAGAGCTGTTGGGGATCTACCCAACTAGGATCAAAGGCCTGAGCCTTGTGTAAATTAGGTATGAGGAAGGTAACCTCAACATCAGCCTGTGAAGAACATGGTGACACACCAAAAGAGTAAGAGAAGCTTAAGTTAATGGCAAGTATAGGAAGAAGctaacaaaagaaacaaacctgTGCTGCTGTGATTGGTCGAACTTCGACAAGGCCTCCCTTTGCAAGAACTACACTTCTCAAATGAACATCTGATCCTCGCAGAGAATTGATTTCCTTGATCGGCCATTGCAACAATTGTTTACCAGATTTATCAAGCCACACTTTCCTTGGAATTGTCTgtagaagaagataatattttGTTCAATAACAATCAGCTCCTAGCCATCTCATCGAGTAATGGAGTGATTCTTATAAAAGTATAAACTAAAGTCATCAGAATCTAAGGCTGTGCTTGTTATGCATTCTCAGAACAGATTCTAGGTACAGAATGCATTCTGAAGTGAGGAAATAGAGATGAATCGGGTTTCAATTCTTAGAATTCATAACAAAAACAGGTTAAGTGCTAAAAATTTCTACCTGAATACCAGCCCATCCTTTGGAAACATCATTGTCCGCGGTATCGGATTCATTTGCCCATCCCCACAAGATTCTTCTGCTCTTGCCATAATCAAAGAAAGTCTTTGATGCATAGAAATTGCCATAATCATATCTCAGCCCCATTCCATTATCAACAGATGTGATATCAGGCACATACCGGTTTTGATCCTCGAAATATCTGCCCACTGTGTAGTACTCATACCTGGTTAAATCAAGGCTCACCTTCAATACAAATTTCACACCATAATCATTCACAGATGTCTCCAACCCAAACTCTCCTTCCAAAGCAACTGGATAGAAATCTGGACATTCCCACATACCAGTTCCAGCTGCTGAGTGCAAAGGGTGCTGCACCTTCCACCAATACTTAAAGTCTTTACTCTTATACAACAGAACCATTCCCCTGTGTTTTCTCCTTGTGCCTACCAAGAACCTCCAATGTCCATCTTGGCCTAACCATGCCGTTGTCGGGTCACGAAACTGGCTCGCATTAATGCCATTGTCGGCCACAATCACTGGGTTGTAATCAGGCTTTACCCACTCCCTAAGGAATGGATCAGAGAGGTTCTTTGGAAATGCGATGTTCTGGACCTGCCTGTTTTGGCCATCAACTCCAGTGTAGACGATGACAGGTTTGTTTCCAGGGAGGATTGTTGCTGATCCTGACCAGGTTCCATTCACATCAAATGGCTTGGAAGGGTAAATGGCTGGGTCAAGTGGGGTCCAGTTGATCATATCAGTTGATATGGAATGGGCCCATACAATGTTGCCCCAGGTAGAGCCGTAGGGGTTGTACTGATAGAACAGATGGTAGATGCCATTGTAATACATAGGTGCTGTTGCAaagaggagaaaacaaaaacattgATCATCAAGACCCAGAACTAAGAACACAAGTATTTATTAAAAACAAAGCATGGAAGAAAACTGACTTCATCGGTTGAAAGCCTTACCATTTGGGTCTGACAGTTTTGTGTTTTTCCGCGAAGTGTTCGTTCAGCAGACACAAAACAGAGGAACAGGCGTTAGAAATTGCAGTGGAAGGAAGATACAAAGACAAAACTAAGCAGGTAAAAGGTATCAGGGAAGCATTGCTTATTTTGTATGAGATATTAGAGTGGAGCTTGGGCTGAGCTTGTTAAAATGAAAAAGGTAACAGGCTAGGCTCTCACTGAATTCCAGTGAATTTTCTACTTTTGGCCTCTGGCAGTGTTCATAAAACAACAATTTGTAGTTTTAGTTCTAAAAAACAAGGTTGGCAAAATactaaatatgaaaaaaaaaaaattcatatgaatatataattactaaatatgctaataatttaaataaattacaCATTCATCgaaataaaattatttatttttattaaaaaaagcaACAAAAACCATAAGAATGTAGAATGAAACAAATACAACAAACTTTGACACAGGTCGAATTTCAACTTTGAGAAAGCTAAAATAAAGTTAAAAGATAGGGTTTGTTGGTTTATCCGTagaatactaatattccaattaggggtgtcaaaattgaTCAGGAACGAACCGAATCAATGTCTTATTGAACAAGTTGAAACCAAGCCAATCCACACCAAAAAATCGGAAgaacctaaaacccaaaaccggctCAAAAACCTAgactgaaattgaaatcaaactgATCTACCCCAATAAGAAACTGATAAGCGATAACAACTCGaaactaatttaaaaaataaaaattaaattgatCTACCTGATAAAAAAACTGATAACAACTCAAAAATCGaaacctattaaaaaaaatcagtttttcataacttttatataaatatgtatgttaAACTGAACCCAAATCAGACTGAAACCAAAATCGACCCCAATAACAATCCCATACAAGGAAAGGATACAAACAAAGCTGAAACCGAAGCTAAGCCGAATTTTCCTTACTGATTTGGCTTTGGATTCACCATTTCTACACCAAAATAGACTCAACCCGAACCTAAAAAGGGCCCAAACATCCCTGTCTCCAACAGGAATGCAGTTCTCCAAACTTGTACGGTGCACGCATTTGTAAACTGAGTGAGGCAAACTAGCTAAAGGTAAAAACAGAAGGGAATATTGAGAACAAGCCAAATACAGCATTATAGCTCATAGATAGGGATTGGTTCGTTTCAGATGTAAAGTTATATTTGTGGATAAGATCAAAGAAAAGGGTTTTActtcttcaccaaaaaaacagaaaagggtTTTACTGACGGAGGTCACGGAATGCCTTCCATCGCAACACAGGGATCATCGACGGAAATCACGGAATGCCTTCGAAACAAAAAGACAGTGCCATTGAGGTCTATGATTCTGGATAATCATACACCAaatccttttcctttctctttctctttctcattctcaatctctcttttttttttttttttggtaaaacattaccaatctctctctctctctctcgtataTGAGATTATGGATCTAATTCCTAATGCTAAATTAGCACTAAATGGTAGCCCCGTTGGTAACAGACCCAATTCAGATCTTGATTCCATGTTTTTAAAACTCTAGTATGGGGCCACCCACATAAAATCCCATGCTTGATGGTACACTCACTCCCTGTCTATGTGGGTCGCAAAGTTTTACATTACATGGGTGGGTATCTCCATCAGATTTGTCTGGTCTAATCAAATGAAAagtaaaaataatatttaaagagttgtttggactttggaatgtcaaaatagaaattaaaaatgATTGTATAATTCAAAAACATTCTCTGAAGCATATCTGAAATCTATTTAAAATCAGCAAACAGGTGTTAGAATGAGCAGAATAATAATCTTAACCcccaagcaagcaagcaagcaaacAAACAAGCAAACAAGTCCTAATTCCAGATAACACAAGAAAAAAGGATGAGCTTTTATCATGACCATAAGATACATATGCTTTGACTCCTAGGTTTTCAATTGAGAAATCATGACCCCCTCCTGGAGCTGGGGGAGAAGAATCCCGCCGATATGCTTCAGTGGTGGTTGGGGTTGGTGGCGGCGCTGGAGGTTGGGCGGCGGTACACATCACAAGGACGGCGCCCACGCATCGGATGCGCGCCGGAgaggatcagatctgaatcccTCACTTATTGTCTAGTCCCTAAAACAGTCCAACTGAACCCCCAGGAAGCTCTCTGTACTCTTTGTTTGTATTTAGAGAATAATATCAGATGGATGCATCAGCAAAGTTGCGGGACTCCAAAACTGTAAACAATGCGGCCCCACCAAACACTGGTAGGGCTCAAGCCCcgtcatcatcaacaacaacacaTCGACAAAAAAAACAGGACAAAAACAAAGGAGAGTCTGATCACCCCATGCACACCCCAGTGCCAGTTAGTGCTTCCCTCTCCACCCTTGTCTAACATACGCCCAGAAACTGACACTTTCCCCTACTCTAATGGATTAATCTAATCCCCCCAAGCCCCAAATTAACCCttccccttaaaaaaaacatCTAATCCTCCAAGGTAATAGCAGTCTTCTTTATTCTTCCACCCCTCCCCCAAACACCACTCTAAATCAAAAACGAGTCCTTCGGGGCTAATGGAGAAGATCCTAACCCACTTGCCCAGTTGCAGAAGAATAAAAGGATAccaagaataagaagaagagacagagataTAGATAGATcacaaaaatagatttttaagtTTGATGAAGAAGGAgatcaagaagaaagaataaaaaaaaaaaaaaaaaaggttaaacgTAGTACCGTTAATCCAGTTCTTTGGAGGTTGAAAGTGAAAAGCGGTTCTATGGAGTGACTTGACCTTTGAGGCCTGGAGAGACTGCCACTCCGGAAATACTTTGTGAGATGCTTCCACACACATATTATGATCACCATTATCCAGTAACAACCATGAGAA is drawn from Telopea speciosissima isolate NSW1024214 ecotype Mountain lineage chromosome 1, Tspe_v1, whole genome shotgun sequence and contains these coding sequences:
- the LOC122641796 gene encoding beta-fructofuranosidase, insoluble isoenzyme 1, translated to MCVEASHKVFPEWQSLQASKVKSLHRTAFHFQPPKNWINDPNAPMYYNGIYHLFYQYNPYGSTWGNIVWAHSISTDMINWTPLDPAIYPSKPFDVNGTWSGSATILPGNKPVIVYTGVDGQNRQVQNIAFPKNLSDPFLREWVKPDYNPVIVADNGINASQFRDPTTAWLGQDGHWRFLVGTRRKHRGMVLLYKSKDFKYWWKVQHPLHSAAGTGMWECPDFYPVALEGEFGLETSVNDYGVKFVLKVSLDLTRYEYYTVGRYFEDQNRYVPDITSVDNGMGLRYDYGNFYASKTFFDYGKSRRILWGWANESDTADNDVSKGWAGIQTIPRKVWLDKSGKQLLQWPIKEINSLRGSDVHLRSVVLAKGGLVEVRPITAAQADVEVTFLIPNLHKAQAFDPSWVDPQQLCGQMGASVQGGIGPFGLLTLASKNLEEYTSVFFRVFRGIYKKHVVLMCSDQSRSSLRPEVYKPSFGGFVDLDLTDGVISLRSLIDHSAVESFGAGGKTCITSRVYPTLATNEDAHLFAFNNGTEAVTILKLSAWNMNKPRIN